A window of Photobacterium sp. GJ3 contains these coding sequences:
- a CDS encoding proline--tRNA ligase gives MRTSKYLLSTLKETPNDAEVISHQLMLRAGMIRKLASGLYTWLPTGLRVLRKVETIVREEMNKAGAVETLMPVVQPSELWQETGRWDKFGPELLRIADRHDRPFVLGPTHEEVITDMVRNEVKSYKQLPLNLYQIQTKFRDEVRPRFGVMRSREFIMKDAYSFHLDKESLQDTYHDMYRAYSNVFSRMGLDFRAVLADTGSIGGSGSHEFHVLAESGEDLIAFSTESDYAANIEKAEALAPTTERAEPAEDMKLVDTPNAKTIAELVEQFGLPVEKTVKTLFVKASEEADAALIALIVRGDHELNEVKAENLDCVAKPLEFATEEEIRAVVNAGPGSLGPVGLPVEFIVDRSVAVMSDFGAGANVDGKHYFGINWGRDVALGRVEDLRNVMEGDPSPCGKGTILLKRGIEVGHIFQLGTNYSASMNATVLDANGKQAVMEMGCYGIGCTRVVAAAIEQNNDDNGIIWPDAIAPFQVAIVPMNMHKSEEVQQAAETLYADLTAAGVEVLFDDRKERPGVMFADMELIGVPHTVVIGDRSLKNGEVEYKDRRTGTKAPVAADSIADFIKQKLA, from the coding sequence ATGCGTACCAGTAAATATCTTCTTTCTACCCTGAAGGAGACTCCAAACGACGCAGAAGTCATCAGCCACCAGCTGATGCTCCGTGCAGGCATGATCCGTAAGCTGGCTTCAGGTTTGTACACCTGGCTGCCTACAGGTCTGCGTGTGCTGCGTAAGGTCGAAACGATTGTTCGCGAAGAAATGAACAAAGCCGGTGCAGTGGAAACCCTGATGCCTGTCGTTCAGCCGTCTGAGCTGTGGCAGGAAACAGGCCGCTGGGACAAATTCGGTCCCGAACTGCTGCGAATTGCCGACCGTCACGACCGACCGTTTGTACTGGGCCCGACGCACGAAGAAGTGATCACCGACATGGTGCGTAACGAGGTGAAATCATACAAACAGCTGCCGCTGAATCTGTATCAGATCCAAACCAAATTCCGCGACGAAGTTCGCCCTCGTTTTGGTGTGATGCGTTCTCGTGAGTTCATCATGAAAGATGCTTACTCGTTCCATCTGGACAAAGAGAGCCTGCAGGATACTTATCACGACATGTACCGCGCGTACAGCAACGTGTTCAGCCGCATGGGTCTGGATTTCCGTGCTGTACTGGCCGATACCGGTTCTATCGGTGGCAGCGGCTCGCATGAATTCCACGTCCTAGCAGAAAGTGGTGAAGACCTGATCGCGTTCTCAACTGAGTCTGATTACGCAGCAAACATCGAAAAAGCGGAAGCGCTGGCACCAACCACTGAGCGTGCTGAACCCGCTGAAGACATGAAGCTGGTCGATACGCCGAATGCTAAAACCATTGCAGAACTGGTGGAACAATTTGGTCTGCCTGTTGAGAAAACCGTGAAGACGCTGTTTGTCAAAGCGTCTGAAGAAGCCGATGCAGCACTGATTGCACTGATCGTGCGTGGCGATCACGAACTGAACGAAGTGAAAGCTGAAAATCTGGACTGTGTTGCGAAACCACTGGAATTCGCAACAGAAGAAGAAATCCGTGCCGTCGTGAATGCGGGTCCGGGCTCTCTGGGTCCTGTCGGCCTGCCTGTTGAATTCATTGTCGACCGCAGCGTTGCTGTCATGAGCGACTTTGGTGCGGGTGCCAACGTCGACGGTAAACACTACTTCGGCATCAACTGGGGCCGTGACGTAGCACTGGGCCGTGTCGAAGATCTGCGGAACGTGATGGAAGGCGACCCAAGCCCATGCGGAAAAGGCACCATCCTGCTTAAGCGTGGCATTGAAGTCGGTCATATTTTCCAGCTGGGAACCAACTACTCAGCATCCATGAACGCAACAGTCCTGGATGCCAACGGCAAACAGGCCGTCATGGAAATGGGCTGCTACGGCATTGGCTGTACCCGTGTGGTTGCGGCGGCGATTGAGCAGAACAACGACGACAACGGAATTATCTGGCCAGACGCAATTGCGCCATTCCAGGTTGCGATTGTTCCGATGAACATGCACAAGTCTGAAGAAGTCCAGCAGGCCGCTGAAACCCTGTACGCAGATCTGACTGCAGCGGGAGTTGAAGTCCTGTTTGATGACCGAAAAGAGCGTCCGGGCGTGATGTTTGCCGACATGGAACTGATTGGTGTCCCACATACCGTCGTGATTGGCGACCGCAGTCTGAAAAACGGCGAAGTCGAGTACAAAGATCGCCGGACCGGCACCAAAGCACCGGTTGCAGCCGACAGCATTGCTGACTTCATCAAGCAAAAACTGGCTTAA
- the tsaA gene encoding tRNA (N6-threonylcarbamoyladenosine(37)-N6)-methyltransferase TrmO encodes MTSQQQFQIEPVGFIRSPYKEKFAVPRQPGLVPSAKATLVLQGDANTPESVRGIEQFSHLWLLFLFDQNLSAGWRPTVRPPRLGGNDRIGVFASRATFRPNGIGMSAIQLLGVRQAQGQILLDLAGVDLVDGTPVIDIKPYIPYSDSLPQATGGFAAESPALLPVEFTAHAHSQLSHQEADYHKAVITEVLAQDPRPAYKKGKPDDKEYGVLLFDYNVRFQFEEDRVVVKNLESA; translated from the coding sequence ATGACATCCCAACAACAATTTCAGATTGAGCCCGTCGGCTTTATCCGCTCGCCCTACAAAGAAAAGTTCGCTGTTCCCCGTCAGCCCGGCCTTGTCCCCAGCGCAAAAGCAACCCTGGTCTTACAGGGCGATGCCAACACGCCGGAATCCGTTCGCGGCATTGAACAATTCAGTCACCTGTGGCTGTTGTTTTTGTTTGATCAGAACTTATCTGCTGGCTGGCGTCCGACAGTTCGACCGCCCCGGCTGGGCGGCAATGACCGGATTGGCGTGTTTGCCAGTCGGGCGACATTTCGGCCGAATGGCATTGGGATGTCGGCCATTCAGTTACTCGGCGTGCGTCAGGCACAGGGACAAATTCTGCTGGATCTCGCTGGCGTGGATCTGGTCGACGGGACACCCGTGATTGATATCAAGCCTTATATCCCCTACTCCGACAGCCTGCCGCAGGCAACAGGCGGGTTTGCTGCAGAATCTCCGGCACTGCTGCCGGTCGAATTCACGGCACATGCGCACAGTCAGCTCAGTCATCAGGAAGCGGACTACCACAAAGCGGTCATCACAGAGGTGCTGGCACAGGACCCACGCCCGGCCTACAAAAAAGGCAAGCCGGACGACAAGGAATATGGCGTACTGCTCTTTGACTACAATGTCCGTTTTCAGTTTGAAGAAGACCGGGTTGTGGTCAAAAATTTAGAGTCAGCCTGA
- a CDS encoding type B 50S ribosomal protein L31, with product MKAGIHPEYRKVVFHDTSVDKYFVVGSTLKTDKTITWEDGKEYPYFLLDVSSESHPFYTGKQRVIKSEGRMANFNRRFAAFSK from the coding sequence ATGAAAGCAGGCATTCATCCCGAATATCGCAAAGTGGTGTTTCACGACACCAGTGTGGACAAATACTTCGTGGTCGGCTCAACGTTGAAAACCGACAAAACGATCACTTGGGAAGACGGTAAAGAGTATCCGTATTTTTTACTGGATGTTTCTTCTGAGTCTCACCCGTTCTATACCGGTAAGCAGCGTGTGATTAAGTCTGAAGGCCGGATGGCAAACTTTAACCGCCGTTTTGCGGCATTCAGTAAGTAA
- the ykgO gene encoding type B 50S ribosomal protein L36, whose amino-acid sequence MQVLSSLKSAKQRHRDCQVVKRRGRIYVICKTNPRFKAVQGGVKKKK is encoded by the coding sequence ATGCAGGTTTTAAGTTCATTGAAAAGTGCCAAGCAGCGTCACCGCGATTGTCAGGTGGTGAAGCGTCGTGGCCGTATTTACGTGATTTGTAAAACGAATCCTCGCTTCAAAGCCGTTCAGGGCGGCGTGAAGAAAAAGAAATAA
- a CDS encoding MetQ/NlpA family lipoprotein: protein MALNIKHFFAVAGLASALALTGCGEKEAAVDNNKIKVGVMAGSEAQVAEIAAKEAKDKYGLDVELITFTDYVSPNAALEEGSIDLNAFQHKPYLDQQVKDRGYKFAVAGNTFVYPIAAYSHKITSIDELQEGDQIAVPNDPTNLGRSLMLLESQGLLKLKEGAGLTATVLDVVENPKNLQIVELEAPQLPRSLDDVKLAIINNTYASSINLSPDQDGIFVEGKESPYVNLIVAREDNVNAENVKTFVKAYQSDAVNDAAMEIFKGGVVKGW from the coding sequence ATGGCACTGAATATCAAACATTTCTTCGCAGTGGCGGGATTGGCTTCAGCACTGGCTCTGACTGGCTGTGGCGAGAAAGAAGCGGCAGTCGACAACAACAAAATCAAAGTCGGCGTGATGGCGGGCTCTGAAGCTCAGGTTGCAGAAATTGCAGCCAAAGAAGCCAAAGACAAGTACGGTCTGGATGTAGAACTGATCACTTTCACCGACTATGTATCGCCAAACGCCGCTCTGGAAGAAGGTTCAATTGATTTGAATGCATTCCAACACAAGCCATACCTGGATCAGCAAGTGAAAGACCGTGGCTATAAATTTGCTGTTGCCGGCAACACATTCGTTTACCCGATTGCAGCTTACTCACACAAGATCACCTCCATTGACGAATTGCAGGAAGGCGACCAGATTGCAGTACCAAACGATCCAACCAACCTGGGCCGTTCACTGATGCTGCTTGAATCTCAGGGCCTGCTGAAACTGAAAGAAGGTGCTGGTCTGACTGCAACCGTACTGGATGTAGTCGAGAACCCGAAAAACCTGCAGATTGTTGAACTGGAAGCACCACAGCTGCCACGTTCACTGGATGATGTAAAACTGGCGATCATCAACAACACCTATGCCAGTTCCATCAACCTGTCACCGGATCAGGATGGTATCTTTGTTGAAGGCAAAGAGTCCCCTTACGTGAACCTGATTGTTGCCCGTGAAGACAATGTGAATGCAGAAAATGTGAAGACATTTGTGAAGGCGTATCAGTCTGATGCCGTCAACGATGCTGCCATGGAAATCTTCAAAGGTGGCGTGGTGAAAGGCTGGTAA
- a CDS encoding methionine ABC transporter permease, producing the protein MLLDSIATWWQTNERLVGLLTEALGETLVMVFASGVIGFAVGIPLGVALHLTKPKGLVANPGLNKTLGAIVNIGRSIPFIILLVAIIPFTRFVVGSSIGTAAAIVPLTVGAIPFIARLVEGALLEVPGGLVEAAQAMGATPAQIIRKVLLPEAMPGIINAATITLVTLVSYSAMAGTVGGGGLGDVGIRYGYQRFDGTVMMITVVMLVVLVQLIQSAGDHLVRRVDHR; encoded by the coding sequence ATGTTGCTTGATTCTATCGCCACCTGGTGGCAAACCAACGAACGTCTGGTCGGGCTGCTGACCGAAGCGCTGGGTGAAACCCTGGTGATGGTCTTCGCCTCTGGGGTCATCGGCTTTGCTGTCGGCATCCCGCTGGGTGTCGCGCTGCACCTGACGAAACCTAAAGGTCTTGTCGCAAACCCGGGTCTGAATAAAACACTGGGCGCTATCGTCAACATCGGCCGTTCGATCCCGTTCATCATTTTGCTGGTTGCGATTATTCCGTTTACCCGCTTCGTTGTGGGCAGTTCTATCGGGACTGCGGCGGCCATTGTTCCGCTCACCGTCGGTGCGATTCCTTTCATTGCCCGTCTGGTTGAAGGGGCACTGCTGGAAGTTCCGGGCGGGCTGGTTGAAGCCGCACAAGCCATGGGGGCAACCCCGGCTCAGATCATCCGGAAAGTTCTGCTGCCGGAAGCAATGCCAGGCATCATCAATGCCGCAACCATTACCCTGGTTACTCTGGTCAGCTACTCTGCCATGGCCGGTACTGTTGGCGGCGGCGGCCTGGGCGATGTCGGAATTCGTTATGGCTACCAGCGCTTTGACGGGACCGTGATGATGATTACCGTGGTCATGCTGGTTGTTCTGGTGCAACTGATTCAGTCCGCAGGGGACCATCTGGTTCGCCGGGTCGACCACAGATAA